The genomic stretch ATCCATCGTTCCTGTGCTCGATCTGTATGTAGTAGTTGAAGTCGAGTGAGCGTCTGGACGGAAAGTAGCCGCCGAGCTCGTAACGCATGTACTCCAGGCCCGAGTTCACGGATTCGACGCCGTTTGTTGTATATATGTGCGTCCTGACCTCCTGAGGGTATTTGAGGAAGGCAAGATAGTTACCCTTCCTTCCCCTCAGCCTGTCCGCAAGTTCGCTGTTCTCCTTTGAGACAGCGTCGGCGATGGCCGACAGCTGTCTCTCCCCTTCATCGACGTCGTGCGCCCTGAAGAGGAGAAAGAGCTTCTCCTTCACTTCACGGTACAGCTTCACAGACAGGTGTTTCTTCAGATTGCGCTTCAGGTGCAC from Candidatus Sysuiplasma acidicola encodes the following:
- a CDS encoding transposase yields the protein VHLKRNLKKHLSVKLYREVKEKLFLLFRAHDVDEGERQLSAIADAVSKENSELADRLRGRKGNYLAFLKYPQEVRTHIYTTNGVESVNSGLEYMRYELGGYFPSRRSLDFNYYIQIEHRNDGWLRRPLPAVSSNTYELRQLFELRFGIGKERSDQ